The following coding sequences are from one Rutidosis leptorrhynchoides isolate AG116_Rl617_1_P2 chromosome 11, CSIRO_AGI_Rlap_v1, whole genome shotgun sequence window:
- the LOC139877254 gene encoding uncharacterized protein: MVIPENLQNTINDPLYLAMSDHPGMMLTSTPFNGDNFLGWSRTVKMALGAKLKLGFVYGSLEISAVTHEDFQKWTRCDYMVTFWILNSMVAELSESFLYATSASGLWKELSERYGQSNGPLIYQIERDLSKVNQGSLTIAAYYNKLKKYWDELQSLNGVPSCSYGRVRDCTCGTAEKFHENEGRSKLIQFLMQLNDEFKNVRSQILSMDPLPTINKAYYIVQQVEKQKHVTQHEPNPTAFFANQNKGTNYKKAYKDNKEDEKCTFCNMEGHTFDGCFERIGYPDRFKGKKRKKQQKVAAQVTADLDSYLYKDTPFNMENENGINNERVELDQKLVNAVCQEMMKMFKGKGQADMCSTSQTYAGKSYHVAVKVLTDKHVGFYYKKDWIVDTGAFDLMSNNISLFQNIRVLTRPIKVKLPEVGNLLKQKFLIAIFPPSCFIFQDPSIKQVIAAGEGFQKLYICKSSTHFNTQPKYIRFDNGTEIVNKMCMQLFKEKRIIHQRSMVYTPQQNGRVERKHRHLLDTARALELHASLPNEFWGDCILSATYLINKMHVKVLNWKTPYEILHKQAPQYDHLRTIGCLCYANAPKPYQGKFEARGIRCVLLGYPPEQKCYKLYVLDTKEVIYSRDVIFKEDGFPFKHSSMKDTCQQNDLPIPNFAEEDDTQQSTPQELVEPEVNISQSNSQSNTQSTATTKSLRRSSRTRIPPTWLKDFVQPTSAANVAFLKPIVHPLFQEKDITEYPEDNVISLFNVLATTTEPSSYSEAIVH; this comes from the exons ATGGTGATTCCTGAAAACCTTCAAAACACCATCAATGATCCACTGTATCTTGCTATGTCCGATCATCCTGGCATGATGTTAACAAGTACTCCGTTTAATGGAGATAATTTTCTTGGTTGGAGTCGTACGGTAAAGATGGCTTTAGGTGCTAAACTCAAATTAGGGTTTGTTTATGGAAGCTTGGAAATATCAGCTGTTACACATGAAGATTTTCAGAAATGGACGAGATGTGATTATATGGTAACTTTCTGGATCTTGAACTCAATGGTAGCTGAATTGTCTGAATCTTTCTTGTATGCAACTAGTGCAAGTGGACTTTGGAAAGAACTCAGTGAAAGGTATGGTCAAAGTAATGGACCACTGATTTACCAAATTGAAAGAGATTTAAGCAAAGTGAATCAGGGTAGCTTAACTATAGCTGCTTATTACAACAAGTTAAAGAAATATTGGGATGAATTGCAGAGTCTAAATGGCGTTCCTTCATGCAGTTATGGTAGGGTGAGGGATTGTACTTGTGGTACAGCAGAAAAATTTCATGAAAATGAAGGTAGGTCAAAGTTGATTCAGTTTTTGATGCAGCTCAATGATGAATTTAAAAATGTTAGGAGTCAAATTCTATCAATGGATCCACTGCCTACCATCAACAAAGCTTATTACATAGTGCAACAAGTTGAGAAACAAAAGCATGTTACACAACATGAACCTAACCCTACTGCATTCTTTGCTAATCAGAATAAAGGTACTAATTACAAGAAGGCCTACAAGGACAACAAAGAAGATGAGAAATGTACTTTTTGCAACATGGAGGGACATACTTTTGATGGCTGCTTTGAAAGAATTGGATATCCAGACCGGTTTaaaggaaagaaaagaaagaagCAACAAAAGGTGGCTGCACAGGTTACTGCAGATCTGGATTCTTACTTGTACAAAGATACACCATTCAATATGGAAAATGAGAATGGAATTAACAATGAGAGGGTTGAATTGGATCAGAAATTGGTCAATGCTGTTTGTCAAGAAATGATGAAGATGTTCAAAGGAAAAGGTCAAGCTGATATGTGCAGCACTTCTCAAACCTATGCAGGTAAATCTTACCATGTTGCAGTTAAAGTCTTGACTGATAAACATGTAGGATTTTATTATAAAAAGGATTGGATAGTGGATACTGGTGCTTTTGATCTCATGTCAAACAATATCAGTTTATTTCAGAACATTAGAGTGTTGACTAGACCTATAAAAGTCAAATTACCAGAAG TTGGTAATCTTCTAAAACAGAAGTTTCTCATTGCCATTTTTCCCCCTTCCTGTTTCATTTTCCAGGACCCTTCAATTAAGCAAGTGATTGCTGCTGGAGAAGGGTTTCAAAAGCTTTATATCTGCAAGTCTAGT ACTCATTTCAACACTCAACCAAAATACATAAGGTTTGATAATGGTACTGAGATAGTGAATAAAATGTGTATGCAATTATTCAAAGAAAAAAGAATTATTCACCAGAGGTCAATGgtttatactccacaacaaaatggcagAGTTGAAAGAAAACATAGGCATTTGCTTGATACTGCAAGGGCTTTAGAGTTACATGCTAGTTTGCCTAATGAATTTTGGGGTGATTGCATTTTAAGTGCTACTTATTTGATAAATAAAATGCATGTGAAAGTTCTAAATTGGAAGACACCTTACGAGATATTGCACAAACAAGCACCTCAATATGATCATCTTAGGACTATTGGTTGTCTCTGTTATGCCAATGCTCCTAAACCTTATCAAGGTAAGTTTGAAGCAAGAGGTATCAGATGTGTGTTATTAGGCTATCCACCAGAACAAAAATGTTACAAATTGTATGTTTTGGACACCAAAGAGGTTATTTACAGCAGAGATGTCATTTTTAAAGAGGATGGATTTCCTTTTAAACACTCTTCTATGAAAGATACATGTCAACAGAATGATTTGCCAATTCCCAATTTTGCTGAAGAAGATGATAcacaacaatcaacaccacaagaACTTGTTGAACCAGAAGTCAACATCAGTCAATCAAATAGTCAAAGTAATACTCAGTCAACTGCAACTACAAAATCACTTAGAAGATCCAGCAGAACACGTATACCACCAACATGGTTAAAAGATTTTGTACAACCAACAAGTGCAGCAAATGTTGCATTCTTAAAACCAATTGTTCATCCTTTgtttcaagaaaaagatatcacagAATATCCAGAAGACAATGTTATTTCTCTGTTCAATGTTCTAGCTACAACTACAGAACCATCATCTTATTCTGAAGCAATAGTTCATTAA